Proteins from a genomic interval of Pseudoruegeria sp. SHC-113:
- a CDS encoding glutathione S-transferase N-terminal domain-containing protein: MQRLSDHPITRRWPAIRPEVLQLYSFPTPNGVKISVALEETGLPYEAHLVSIRTDDQLTPEFLALNPNNKIPAIIDPDGPGGAPLALFESGAILIYLAEKTGQLLPEDPAARYQALQWLMFQMGGLGPMFGQMGFFTKFAGKDWEDKRPTERYVAESRRLVGVLDAALAGKDWIAGSYSIADIAIAPWLNALVTSYQNADLVGLFELDNVPAYLERFLARPAVQRGLKIPPRPPE; this comes from the coding sequence ATGCAGCGCCTCTCTGACCACCCGATCACCCGCCGTTGGCCCGCCATCCGGCCCGAGGTGCTGCAGCTCTATTCCTTTCCCACCCCCAACGGCGTGAAGATCTCGGTCGCGCTGGAGGAGACAGGGCTGCCCTACGAGGCGCATCTCGTCTCGATCCGCACCGACGATCAGCTCACGCCCGAGTTTCTTGCACTCAACCCCAACAACAAGATCCCCGCGATCATTGACCCCGATGGCCCCGGCGGCGCGCCGCTGGCGCTGTTTGAAAGCGGCGCGATCCTGATCTACCTGGCCGAGAAAACCGGCCAGCTCCTGCCCGAGGATCCGGCCGCGCGCTATCAGGCGCTGCAATGGCTGATGTTCCAGATGGGCGGGCTGGGGCCGATGTTCGGGCAAATGGGCTTCTTCACCAAATTCGCCGGGAAAGACTGGGAGGACAAGCGCCCCACCGAGCGCTACGTGGCCGAAAGCCGCCGCCTTGTGGGCGTGCTTGATGCCGCTCTGGCCGGGAAGGACTGGATCGCGGGCAGCTACTCCATCGCCGATATCGCCATCGCGCCCTGGCTCAATGCGCTCGTGACCTCCTATCAGAACGCCGATCTTGTCGGGCTCTTCGAGTTGGACAACGTGCCCGCCTATCTGGAACGCTTCCTCGCGCGGCCCGCCGTGCAGCGCGGCCTCAAAATCCCGCCGCGCCCGCCGGAGTGA
- the pheT gene encoding phenylalanine--tRNA ligase subunit beta, whose product MKFTLSWLKEHLDTEATVDQIAEALTDLGLEVEEVINPAEKLKSFTLAKITAASQHPDADRLRVCTVATDEGDKQIVCGAPNAREGITVVLAKPGDYVPGLDITLSVGKIRGVESHGMMASMRELELGEDHDGIIELPSGQVGEKFIDWLAANDPEKIDPVIDIAITPNRPDALGVRGVARDLAARGLGTLKPAKEVSVAGSFESPLKVTIDAVTLDEAPLFMGRLIRGVKNGPSPEWLQKRLKAIGLRPISALVDVTNFFTYDQNRPLHVFDADKVQGNLRVHHAKGGETLVGLDEKEYTFAPGMVVISDDQGVESIAGIMGGLATGCTDETTNVFLEAAIWDTIQIAKTGRALKINSDARYRNERGIDPAFNAQAIEQATQMILDLCGGEASDVVTAGAVPDVSRAYRLDTDRVQSLVGMEIPADTQRATLEALGFTLDGDMANVPSWRPDVLGEADLVEEVARVASLTKLVGQPLPRVQAGVPRAILTPMQKREAIARRTAAALGYNECVTYSFIDQKSAEAFGGGTDATMLENPISSEMSHMRPSLLPGLLQAAARNQARGFMDLALFEVGPAFHGGEPEDQEVLITGILVGHTGPKDVHGTRRAVDVFDAKADAEAILAAVGAPAKAQIQRGMNAWWHPGRSGKICLGPKMVLAGFGELHPRAIAAMDVKGPVVAFAIHLANVPFPKAKSPTRPPLAASDLQAVERDFAFVVDADVEALTLVNAAAGADKALIEEVRVFDEFIGGALGEGKKSLAITVRLQPTTATLKEKDIEAVAAKIVEKVGKATGGVLRG is encoded by the coding sequence ATGAAATTCACTCTCTCCTGGCTGAAAGAGCACCTCGACACCGAGGCCACCGTGGATCAGATCGCCGAGGCGCTCACCGATCTTGGCCTTGAAGTGGAAGAGGTCATCAACCCGGCCGAGAAGCTGAAAAGCTTCACGCTGGCCAAGATCACCGCCGCCAGCCAGCACCCGGACGCCGACCGTCTGCGCGTCTGCACCGTGGCCACCGATGAGGGCGACAAGCAGATCGTCTGCGGCGCGCCCAATGCGCGCGAAGGCATCACCGTGGTGCTCGCCAAACCCGGCGACTACGTGCCGGGGCTGGATATCACCCTCTCTGTCGGCAAGATCCGCGGCGTGGAAAGCCACGGCATGATGGCCTCCATGCGCGAGCTGGAACTGGGCGAGGATCACGACGGCATCATCGAACTGCCCTCCGGCCAGGTGGGTGAGAAATTCATCGACTGGCTCGCCGCCAACGATCCGGAAAAGATCGACCCCGTCATCGACATCGCCATCACCCCGAACCGCCCCGATGCGCTTGGCGTGCGCGGCGTGGCCCGCGATCTGGCCGCCCGTGGCCTTGGCACGCTGAAGCCCGCCAAGGAAGTTTCGGTGGCCGGCAGCTTCGAAAGCCCGCTGAAGGTCACCATTGATGCGGTCACGCTGGACGAAGCCCCGCTCTTCATGGGCCGGCTGATCCGTGGCGTGAAGAACGGCCCCTCGCCCGAATGGCTGCAGAAGCGTCTGAAAGCCATCGGCCTGCGCCCGATCTCTGCCCTCGTAGATGTGACGAACTTCTTCACCTACGATCAAAACCGCCCGCTGCACGTGTTTGACGCCGACAAGGTGCAGGGCAACCTGCGGGTGCATCACGCCAAGGGCGGCGAAACGCTCGTGGGCCTTGACGAGAAGGAATACACCTTCGCGCCGGGCATGGTTGTGATTTCCGACGATCAGGGCGTGGAAAGCATCGCCGGCATCATGGGCGGGCTGGCCACGGGCTGTACTGACGAGACGACGAACGTCTTCCTCGAGGCCGCCATCTGGGACACGATCCAGATCGCCAAGACGGGCCGTGCGCTGAAGATCAACTCCGATGCGCGCTACCGCAACGAGCGCGGCATCGATCCGGCCTTCAACGCCCAAGCCATCGAACAGGCCACGCAGATGATCCTCGATCTCTGCGGCGGTGAGGCCTCCGACGTGGTGACGGCGGGCGCGGTGCCCGATGTCTCCCGCGCCTACCGGCTGGACACCGACCGCGTGCAATCGCTCGTCGGCATGGAGATCCCGGCGGACACCCAGCGCGCCACGCTGGAGGCGCTCGGCTTCACGCTGGACGGCGACATGGCCAATGTGCCGAGCTGGCGCCCCGATGTGCTGGGCGAGGCCGATCTGGTGGAAGAGGTCGCACGCGTGGCCTCGCTCACCAAGCTCGTCGGCCAGCCCCTGCCCCGTGTACAGGCCGGTGTGCCGCGCGCGATCCTGACCCCGATGCAGAAGCGCGAAGCCATCGCGCGGCGCACGGCGGCAGCACTCGGCTACAATGAATGCGTGACCTACAGCTTCATCGACCAGAAAAGTGCCGAGGCCTTCGGCGGCGGCACGGATGCGACGATGCTGGAGAACCCGATTTCCAGCGAGATGAGCCACATGCGCCCCTCGCTGCTGCCGGGGCTGCTGCAGGCTGCCGCCCGCAACCAGGCGCGCGGCTTCATGGATCTGGCGCTGTTCGAGGTCGGCCCGGCCTTCCACGGCGGCGAGCCGGAGGATCAGGAAGTGCTGATCACCGGGATCCTCGTGGGCCATACCGGCCCCAAAGATGTGCACGGCACCCGCCGCGCGGTGGATGTGTTTGACGCCAAGGCCGATGCCGAGGCGATCCTCGCTGCCGTCGGCGCGCCGGCCAAGGCGCAGATCCAGCGCGGGATGAACGCCTGGTGGCATCCGGGCCGTTCGGGCAAGATCTGCCTCGGGCCGAAGATGGTCCTGGCGGGTTTTGGCGAACTGCACCCGCGCGCCATCGCGGCGATGGATGTGAAAGGCCCCGTGGTGGCTTTCGCGATCCATCTTGCCAATGTGCCCTTCCCGAAAGCCAAATCCCCCACCCGTCCGCCGCTCGCCGCGAGCGATCTGCAGGCGGTGGAACGCGATTTCGCCTTCGTGGTGGATGCGGATGTGGAAGCGCTGACGCTGGTCAACGCCGCCGCCGGGGCCGACAAGGCGCTAATCGAAGAGGTGCGCGTGTTCGACGAGTTCATCGGCGGCGCTTTGGGCGAGGGCAAGAAATCCCTCGCCATCACCGTGCGCCTGCAGCCCACCACTGCCACGCTGAAGGAAAAGGACATCGAGGCCGTGGCGGCCAAGATCGTGGAGAAGGTCGGCAAGGCCACGGGCGGCGTGCTGCGCGGCTGA
- the pheS gene encoding phenylalanine--tRNA ligase subunit alpha, translated as MDGLNELKSRYLEAIGNAGDEAALEELRVAAIGKKGEVSLKMRELGKMSPEERQVAGPALNALKDELNTALTAKKAALADAALDARLKTEWLDVTLPGRTGSRAGGSIHPISQVTEEIAAIFADMGFAVAEGPQIETDWYNFDALNIPPHHPARQEFDTFYMHRAEGDNRPPHVLRTHTSPVQIRSMEKQGAPIRVIAPGRVYRSDYDQTHTPMFHQVEGLAIDKNISMANLKWTLEEFCRAFFEVDQVELRFRASHFPFTEPSAEVDLRCSWEGGQLKVGEGDDWMEILGSGMVHPKVLQAAGVDPEEYQGFAFGLGIDRLAMLKYGIPDLRAFFDSDLRWLRHYGFAALDMPTLAGGLSR; from the coding sequence ATGGACGGATTGAACGAGCTGAAAAGCCGCTATTTGGAAGCGATTGGGAACGCCGGCGACGAAGCCGCGCTGGAAGAGCTGCGCGTGGCCGCGATCGGCAAGAAGGGCGAGGTTTCGCTCAAGATGCGCGAGCTGGGCAAGATGAGCCCGGAAGAGCGGCAGGTGGCCGGTCCGGCGCTGAACGCGCTCAAGGACGAGCTGAACACGGCGCTCACCGCCAAGAAAGCCGCGCTGGCAGATGCCGCGCTGGATGCGCGCCTGAAAACCGAGTGGCTCGACGTCACCCTGCCGGGCCGCACGGGCAGCCGCGCCGGGGGCTCCATCCACCCGATCAGCCAGGTCACCGAGGAAATCGCCGCGATCTTCGCCGACATGGGCTTCGCCGTGGCCGAAGGCCCGCAGATCGAGACCGACTGGTACAATTTCGACGCGCTCAACATCCCGCCGCACCACCCCGCGCGGCAGGAGTTCGACACCTTCTACATGCACCGCGCCGAAGGCGACAACCGCCCGCCCCACGTGCTGCGCACCCACACGAGCCCGGTCCAGATCCGCTCGATGGAAAAACAGGGCGCGCCGATCCGCGTCATCGCCCCGGGCCGCGTCTACCGCTCCGATTACGACCAGACCCACACCCCGATGTTCCACCAGGTCGAAGGCCTCGCCATCGACAAGAACATCTCCATGGCCAACCTCAAGTGGACGCTGGAGGAATTCTGCCGCGCCTTCTTCGAGGTGGATCAGGTGGAGCTGCGCTTCCGCGCCTCCCACTTCCCCTTCACCGAGCCGTCGGCCGAAGTCGATCTGCGCTGCTCCTGGGAAGGTGGCCAGCTGAAAGTGGGCGAGGGCGACGACTGGATGGAGATCCTCGGCTCCGGCATGGTGCACCCGAAGGTGCTGCAGGCCGCCGGGGTGGACCCGGAGGAATACCAGGGCTTTGCCTTCGGCCTCGGGATCGACCGGCTGGCGATGCTGAAATACGGCATCCCCGACCTGCGCGCCTTCTTCGACAGCGACCTGCGCTGGCTGCGCCACTACGGCTTCGCCGCGCTGGACATGCCGACGCTGGCCGGAGGCCTGAGCCGGTGA
- the rplT gene encoding 50S ribosomal protein L20 — MSRVTSGKVTHARHKKVIKAAKGYYGRRKNAFRTATQAVDKANQYATRDRKARKRNFRALWIQRINAAVRAHDEALTYSRFINGLSLAGIEVDRKVLADLAVHEPEAFGAIVDKAKAALA, encoded by the coding sequence ATGTCCCGCGTTACTTCCGGTAAAGTTACCCACGCCCGCCACAAGAAGGTCATCAAGGCAGCCAAAGGCTACTATGGCCGTCGCAAGAACGCCTTCCGCACCGCCACGCAGGCTGTCGACAAGGCGAACCAATACGCCACCCGCGACCGCAAGGCCCGCAAGCGCAATTTCCGCGCGCTCTGGATCCAGCGCATCAACGCCGCTGTCCGCGCGCACGACGAAGCCCTGACTTACTCCCGCTTCATCAACGGCCTGTCGCTGGCCGGCATCGAAGTGGACCGCAAGGTTCTGGCCGATCTGGCCGTGCACGAGCCCGAAGCCTTCGGTGCCATCGTGGACAAGGCGAAAGCCGCTCTGGCTTAA
- the mscL gene encoding large conductance mechanosensitive channel protein MscL encodes MLQEFRDFIAKGNVMDMAVGIIIGAAFTAIVQSMVGDLINPIISLFIGGIDFSGMYVLLGEGEYASIAAAEEAGAAVFAYGRFIMAVINFLIIAFVVFMLVRYVNKVKDMAAAKEEAEEAPAEPEGPSELDILIEIRDSLNKG; translated from the coding sequence ATGCTTCAGGAGTTCCGCGATTTCATCGCCAAGGGCAATGTGATGGACATGGCCGTGGGGATCATCATCGGCGCGGCTTTCACCGCCATCGTGCAATCCATGGTGGGCGATCTCATCAACCCGATCATCAGCCTCTTCATCGGCGGGATCGATTTTTCCGGCATGTATGTGCTGCTGGGCGAGGGCGAATATGCCTCCATCGCGGCAGCAGAGGAAGCCGGGGCGGCCGTGTTTGCCTACGGGCGCTTCATCATGGCCGTGATCAACTTCCTGATCATCGCCTTCGTCGTGTTCATGCTCGTGCGCTACGTGAACAAGGTGAAGGACATGGCGGCGGCCAAGGAAGAGGCCGAAGAGGCCCCGGCGGAGCCGGAAGGCCCCAGCGAGCTGGACATCCTGATCGAGATCCGGGATTCGCTGAACAAGGGCTAA
- a CDS encoding calcium-binding protein has product MELFLLVPLVLAGVLIAQSDDDDPSPSDVEGGDGADAVQGTEGGDNLNGGGGDDLLLGLGGKDLLRGGEGNDLIDGGAGDDEIYGDDGDDAVTGGAGDDRIFLAGGDDITRIGDSWDDSGDDFIRGGSGNDILFDFGGSNVIFGDSGDDAISGFDQPGTDEPDELFAGKGDDEILLDDGDTATGAAGTDLFTVLVDEADDQAATITDFDPASEQLVVLLDASLGSVDTSALELRESDGDTEVLLDEQVVAVLAGVTSVTQANLVLSIQDLGTV; this is encoded by the coding sequence GTGGAATTGTTCCTGCTTGTTCCACTTGTTCTGGCTGGCGTGCTGATCGCGCAATCTGACGACGACGATCCGTCGCCTTCGGATGTGGAGGGCGGTGACGGCGCGGATGCGGTGCAGGGCACCGAGGGCGGCGACAACCTCAATGGCGGCGGCGGCGACGATCTGCTGCTGGGCCTTGGCGGCAAGGATCTCCTGCGCGGTGGCGAGGGCAACGACCTCATCGACGGCGGCGCAGGGGATGACGAGATTTACGGCGACGATGGCGATGATGCCGTAACCGGCGGCGCGGGCGATGACCGGATTTTTCTGGCCGGCGGCGACGACATCACCCGGATCGGCGACAGCTGGGACGACAGCGGCGACGATTTCATCCGTGGCGGCAGCGGCAACGACATTCTCTTCGATTTCGGCGGCTCCAACGTGATTTTCGGTGATTCCGGTGATGATGCGATCAGCGGCTTCGATCAGCCGGGAACAGATGAGCCCGATGAGCTTTTCGCAGGGAAAGGCGACGACGAGATCCTTCTGGACGACGGCGATACTGCCACCGGCGCGGCTGGTACGGATCTCTTTACCGTGCTTGTGGACGAGGCTGACGATCAGGCCGCGACCATCACCGATTTCGATCCCGCCAGTGAGCAGCTGGTGGTTCTGCTGGACGCCTCGCTGGGCAGCGTGGACACCAGTGCGCTGGAGCTGCGCGAGAGCGACGGCGACACCGAAGTGCTTCTGGACGAGCAGGTCGTAGCCGTGCTCGCCGGGGTGACGTCGGTCACACAGGCCAATCTGGTTCTTTCCATTCAGGATCTCGGAACCGTCTGA
- a CDS encoding DUF1244 domain-containing protein has protein sequence MDDQTRLELEAAAFRRLRDHLAERTDVQNIDMMNLAGFCRNCLSRWYQEAANARGIEMSKDEGREAFYGMPYTEWRDRYQTEASDAQKEAFAKSHPGH, from the coding sequence ATGGACGATCAGACCCGCCTTGAACTGGAAGCCGCCGCCTTCCGCCGGCTGCGCGATCACCTCGCCGAACGGACGGATGTGCAAAACATCGACATGATGAATCTCGCCGGTTTCTGCCGCAACTGCCTCTCGCGCTGGTATCAGGAAGCTGCCAACGCGCGCGGCATCGAGATGAGCAAGGATGAGGGGCGCGAGGCTTTCTACGGCATGCCCTATACCGAGTGGCGCGACCGCTATCAAACCGAGGCCAGCGACGCGCAAAAGGAAGCCTTCGCCAAGTCGCACCCGGGGCACTGA
- a CDS encoding MFS transporter: MQTSPDLSNPRFRWVIVVAAALLLGIAMGTLVNGLSAFVIPLEIHFGWSRAEVSAINSLGLIGIALGGIVMGFLADRIATRTICLIGAASLAAALLLAARAEALWQFYTLFFAAGFLGGGALFAPVIALVGGWFTASRGLAIGIASAGQGLGQGLVPFVAGHLIEVTGWANAFTLLGAFAGLTLLPLSLLMVPPPAQAAAAAAQKGAAPLLSPKLVLPALSIAVLGCCTGMAVPLMHLVPLIQGVCGVGAEAGGPLLIMLGAAVLGRVFFGRLADIIGPVQAWMAATSWQTALMLGFVFLGTMQGFWLFAPLYGFGYGGVMTGVLITVGTLTPPARRASATGIVLAFGWAGHALGGWQGGFVFDLTGGYFWTYANAVIAGLINLLIVGTIWLALRRRAQAGA, translated from the coding sequence ATGCAGACTTCCCCTGACCTGTCCAACCCGAGGTTTCGCTGGGTGATCGTGGTGGCGGCGGCCCTGCTTTTGGGCATCGCCATGGGCACGCTGGTGAACGGGCTGTCGGCCTTCGTGATCCCGCTGGAGATCCACTTCGGCTGGAGCCGCGCGGAGGTTTCGGCGATCAACTCGCTGGGGCTGATCGGGATTGCCCTGGGCGGGATCGTCATGGGCTTTCTCGCCGACCGGATCGCGACGCGGACGATCTGCCTGATCGGGGCCGCGAGCCTTGCGGCAGCGCTTCTGCTGGCGGCGCGGGCGGAGGCGCTCTGGCAGTTCTACACGCTCTTCTTCGCCGCCGGGTTTCTTGGAGGCGGTGCGCTATTCGCACCTGTGATCGCGCTGGTGGGCGGCTGGTTCACCGCGAGCCGGGGGCTGGCCATCGGTATCGCCTCCGCCGGGCAGGGGCTTGGGCAGGGGCTTGTGCCTTTCGTGGCGGGCCATCTGATCGAGGTCACGGGCTGGGCGAATGCCTTCACCCTGCTCGGTGCCTTTGCCGGTCTGACGCTGCTGCCGCTGTCGCTTTTGATGGTTCCGCCCCCGGCGCAGGCCGCTGCCGCGGCTGCCCAGAAAGGGGCCGCGCCGCTGCTTTCGCCGAAGCTGGTGCTGCCCGCGCTCTCCATCGCTGTTCTGGGCTGCTGCACCGGCATGGCGGTGCCGCTGATGCATCTGGTGCCGCTCATTCAGGGCGTCTGCGGCGTGGGCGCGGAGGCCGGCGGACCGCTTCTGATCATGCTGGGCGCAGCGGTTCTGGGGCGGGTGTTCTTCGGCCGGCTGGCCGACATCATCGGCCCTGTACAAGCCTGGATGGCGGCCACCAGCTGGCAGACGGCGCTGATGCTGGGCTTTGTTTTCCTTGGCACGATGCAGGGCTTCTGGCTCTTCGCACCGCTCTACGGCTTCGGCTACGGCGGGGTGATGACGGGGGTTCTGATCACTGTGGGCACGCTCACACCACCCGCCCGCCGCGCCTCGGCGACGGGGATCGTGCTGGCCTTCGGCTGGGCCGGCCATGCGCTTGGCGGCTGGCAGGGCGGCTTCGTCTTCGATCTTACGGGAGGCTATTTCTGGACCTATGCCAACGCGGTGATCGCGGGGCTGATCAACCTGCTGATCGTGGGCACGATCTGGCTGGCCCTGCGCCGCCGCGCGCAGGCGGGGGCGTAG
- the rpmI gene encoding 50S ribosomal protein L35 encodes MPKMKTKSSCKKRFKVTASGRVKTGQAGKRHGMIKRTNKFLRNARGTTTLSAPDEKIIKSMMPYAR; translated from the coding sequence ATGCCCAAGATGAAGACGAAATCGAGCTGCAAGAAGCGGTTCAAGGTGACGGCGTCCGGCCGCGTGAAAACCGGCCAGGCCGGCAAGCGTCACGGCATGATCAAGCGCACCAACAAATTCCTCCGCAATGCCCGCGGCACCACCACCCTGTCGGCTCCTGATGAGAAAATCATCAAGTCGATGATGCCCTACGCGCGCTAA
- a CDS encoding N-formylglutamate amidohydrolase, which translates to MTDAPFEIIGEDRPSPWVLTCDHASNRVPPEINGGDLGLPAQDMDRHIAYDVGAAAVTRNLADLLDATAVLSNFSRLVIDPNRGEDDPTILMKLYDGSVIPANRHADAAERERRLNAYHRPYHAALEKVFTARRHSAILSVHSFTNRLAGRAERPWHIGVLHSPGDQRLALPLLARLAQEPDLCVGDNEPYSGHLTGDAMDRHGLQHGRAHVLIELRNDLIREPAQQRAWAARLAPILRQTLEDAGLARQDAPTDAGA; encoded by the coding sequence ATGACAGACGCCCCTTTCGAGATCATCGGTGAAGACAGGCCCTCGCCCTGGGTGCTGACATGCGATCATGCCAGCAACCGGGTGCCGCCGGAGATCAACGGCGGTGATCTGGGCCTGCCTGCGCAGGATATGGACCGCCACATCGCCTATGACGTGGGCGCGGCGGCGGTGACGCGGAATCTGGCGGATCTGCTGGACGCCACGGCGGTGCTGTCGAATTTCTCGCGCCTCGTGATCGATCCGAACCGGGGCGAGGATGACCCGACGATCCTGATGAAGCTCTATGACGGCTCGGTGATTCCGGCCAACCGCCACGCCGACGCGGCGGAGCGGGAGCGCAGGCTCAACGCCTATCACCGCCCCTATCATGCGGCGCTGGAGAAGGTGTTCACGGCGCGGCGGCATTCGGCCATTCTTTCGGTCCACAGTTTCACCAATCGGCTGGCCGGGCGGGCCGAACGCCCCTGGCACATCGGTGTGCTGCATTCGCCGGGCGATCAGCGTCTTGCCCTGCCCCTGCTGGCGCGGCTGGCGCAGGAGCCGGATCTTTGTGTGGGCGATAACGAGCCCTATTCCGGCCACCTCACCGGCGACGCGATGGACCGCCACGGGCTGCAGCATGGCCGCGCCCATGTGCTGATCGAGCTGCGCAACGATCTGATCCGCGAGCCGGCCCAGCAACGCGCCTGGGCCGCCCGGCTTGCGCCGATCCTTCGGCAGACCCTTGAAGACGCCGGGCTGGCCCGGCAGGATGCACCCACAGACGCAGGAGCTTGA
- a CDS encoding YtoQ family protein, which produces MLKVYLSGEIHTDWRERIVEGAKGLEVRFSAPVTDHAASDDCGVAILGAEEKPLWHDRKGAGVNAIRTRTAIEAADVVVVRFGEKYKQWNAAFDAGYAAALGKSLIILHGPEHQHALKEVDAAAEAVAETPEQVVQILRYVLTGALPG; this is translated from the coding sequence ATGTTGAAGGTTTACCTGTCGGGCGAGATCCACACCGATTGGCGGGAGCGGATCGTTGAGGGCGCGAAGGGGCTGGAGGTTCGGTTCTCCGCGCCGGTCACCGATCACGCGGCCAGTGACGATTGCGGCGTGGCCATTCTGGGGGCGGAAGAAAAACCGCTCTGGCATGATCGCAAGGGCGCGGGCGTGAATGCGATCCGCACGCGGACCGCGATCGAGGCCGCCGATGTGGTGGTGGTGCGCTTTGGCGAGAAGTACAAACAGTGGAACGCGGCCTTTGACGCGGGCTATGCGGCGGCGCTTGGCAAGAGCCTGATCATCCTGCACGGGCCGGAGCATCAGCACGCCTTGAAAGAGGTGGACGCGGCGGCGGAAGCGGTGGCCGAGACGCCAGAGCAGGTGGTGCAGATCCTGCGCTACGTGCTGACCGGTGCGCTTCCGGGCTGA
- the pyk gene encoding pyruvate kinase, which yields MTRTRNVKIVATLGPASDDYKMIRALHEAGADVFRLNMSHGDHDEIRRRHEIIRKVEKDVGTPIAILADLQGPKLRVGKFANEAEELEVGDTFRLDLDPAAGTKERVQLPHKEIFAALEPGASLLVNDGKIRLKVEKCGSDFADCVVTVGGTISNRKGVNVPDVVLPLAALSEKDRRDLEFVCELGVDWLALSFVQRADDVREARDLAMGRAAILSKIEKPAAVKDFDRILEVSDGIMVARGDLGVELPVQNVPPIQKRLIRKCRAAAKPVIVATQMLESMIESPMPTRAEVSDVATAIYEGTDAIMLSAESAAGSFPIEAVSTMHNVAKEVESDPNYRTVIDASRIALVKEKRSGIADGIVSAAREIAETADIKAICCYTQSGTTALLVARERPSVPIIGLTSDIRTARQLSLSWGTQCAVTGPVARFKMAVVGAVRAARDLGLAEPTDNIVVTAGVPFNVPGTTNILRVAPCEERLIFSSEAE from the coding sequence ATGACACGCACTCGCAATGTAAAAATCGTGGCCACGCTGGGCCCCGCATCCGACGACTACAAGATGATCCGTGCGCTGCATGAAGCCGGCGCCGACGTCTTCCGGCTCAACATGAGCCATGGCGACCACGACGAGATCCGTCGCCGCCACGAGATCATCCGCAAGGTCGAGAAGGACGTTGGCACCCCGATCGCCATCCTCGCAGACCTTCAGGGCCCCAAGCTGCGCGTCGGCAAATTTGCCAACGAGGCCGAGGAGCTGGAAGTGGGCGACACGTTCCGCCTCGATCTGGATCCGGCCGCCGGCACCAAAGAGCGCGTGCAACTGCCGCACAAGGAAATCTTCGCCGCGCTTGAGCCGGGCGCCAGCCTGCTGGTGAACGACGGCAAGATCCGCCTGAAGGTGGAGAAATGCGGCTCCGATTTCGCCGATTGCGTTGTCACCGTGGGCGGCACCATCTCCAACCGCAAGGGCGTGAACGTCCCCGACGTGGTGCTGCCGCTGGCCGCGCTCTCCGAGAAGGACCGCCGCGATCTGGAGTTCGTCTGCGAGTTGGGCGTCGACTGGCTGGCGCTGAGCTTCGTGCAGCGCGCCGATGACGTGCGCGAGGCACGCGATCTGGCCATGGGCCGCGCCGCGATCCTGTCGAAGATCGAGAAGCCTGCCGCGGTGAAGGATTTCGACCGCATCCTCGAAGTCTCTGACGGCATCATGGTCGCCCGCGGCGATCTGGGCGTGGAGCTTCCGGTGCAGAACGTGCCGCCGATCCAGAAGCGCCTAATCCGCAAATGCCGCGCCGCCGCCAAGCCGGTGATCGTGGCCACGCAGATGCTGGAAAGCATGATCGAAAGCCCGATGCCGACGCGCGCCGAGGTCTCCGACGTGGCCACCGCCATCTATGAAGGCACCGACGCGATCATGCTCTCGGCCGAATCCGCCGCCGGCAGCTTCCCGATCGAAGCCGTCTCGACGATGCACAACGTGGCCAAGGAAGTGGAAAGCGATCCGAACTATCGCACCGTGATCGACGCCTCCCGCATTGCGCTGGTGAAGGAGAAACGCTCCGGCATCGCCGACGGCATCGTGTCTGCCGCGCGCGAGATCGCCGAAACCGCCGACATCAAGGCGATCTGCTGCTACACGCAATCCGGCACCACCGCGCTTCTGGTGGCCCGCGAGCGCCCCTCCGTGCCGATCATCGGCCTCACCTCCGACATCCGCACCGCACGCCAGCTCTCGCTGAGCTGGGGCACGCAATGCGCCGTGACGGGCCCGGTGGCCCGCTTCAAGATGGCCGTGGTGGGCGCGGTACGCGCCGCCCGCGATCTGGGCCTTGCCGAGCCGACGGACAACATCGTCGTCACCGCCGGTGTGCCCTTCAACGTGCCCGGCACCACCAACATCCTGCGGGTTGCCCCCTGCGAGGAGCGGTTGATTTTCAGCTCCGAAGCGGAATAA